The proteins below come from a single Bacteroidota bacterium genomic window:
- a CDS encoding helicase-related protein, whose protein sequence is MTEHKDFFSNRIEKSLLGPGSDVFAVSESEEILSDYPLQRYYTGILFPEKTISSPDEELPEAEKKDDTEEDFNASEDDTTVHIKKTKEVTDDEGYVAANQYFPTNCGMTICLKSDIQKLEIEITGATYKLAKPDEVKIGFTESEHELLFSLLTNDLKDRLKFDEGKLFFNQRPKGKTQGTVTEDYAIPRELRKKDELKNSVIVDKFERLLTPDNRLWKRFPFKEPIEINLKKDSHQTVIEDGDKKLEILSKIINDEASGIKYLKLLLYNASKEHPQKSFTNSNEKLNSNCFYQVKISVVQTNILPYKQPSFSINQFDKEANLVNYQYRSVKEYAIGHGCAIQSQKDGGTINVSTTFLPEVNMPMISNQLKDNPFFLTIPNEKKQRVTEVLNLKNLTIWSKINKEGLLQELKEFVSIYGQWIEGQKESAKTENNYRKYSGLLIKNQENAYKRLLSSIELLQTNKMAFECFQYANTAMYIQLITSTDERFAKKYKELNELKENIYDCLDFFKEYQDRDRDGNPFALRPFQLAFFLLNLNSIVRPEKKTEREVVDLLWFPTGGGKTEAYLAVTAFSILWRRMIHPDNYQGVSVIMRYTLRLLTAQQFERASRLICALEFLRSKIVAGDNSGKKKPSHKFGRETISIGMWVGSATTPNSRDEAKKVHKEIEDAVNELNKGKSAYPEEKNNFQIEACSWCGCKTITKHPKTNKHIQAFNDHGIAKCLNDSCHFSELNNSVLPIYVVDDYLYQNPPTLLFATVDKFAMLSHKSEGHRFFNSKDEYLLPPDLIIQDELHLLNGPLGSIVGLFERIIEVLCTKNGIKPKIIASTATTRNTELQIRNLYNRDLAVFPPAGIHYNDSFFAFTLKKSRRKYIGFMPTGKTGMDTQLKFLSHLLYARAELLEFLRKEYGNQQDLISKELDQYYTIVSYYNSLKDVGKTYNKVNAEVYQESRRLLELYSKNTYLYDFMNRGLISRTRELTSRIPSNQIKPVLNELETELKITKDSENGSFKIERGVDLVLASNMISVGIDVGRLNLMLINGQPRNVAEYIQASSRVARSNDGIVFNLLDSNRAREKSYFENYQSFHKSYYKFVEPLSLTPNTEITFDKMLNTMLVCYVRHIQGLEAHQFTGDISNLANFISQTIRENALQEFLKEKLQNLADDWLGKIKTAESINKTLRYNGNNQALISKSNKPWDLMYSMREIDKQSLILIQK, encoded by the coding sequence ATGACAGAGCATAAAGACTTTTTTTCAAATCGTATCGAAAAATCCTTGTTAGGTCCAGGAAGTGATGTATTTGCTGTGTCTGAAAGCGAGGAGATTCTTAGTGATTACCCCTTGCAGCGCTATTATACCGGTATTTTATTTCCTGAAAAGACTATATCATCACCAGATGAAGAATTGCCAGAAGCAGAAAAGAAAGATGATACGGAAGAAGATTTTAATGCAAGTGAAGATGATACTACAGTTCACATAAAGAAAACTAAAGAAGTTACAGATGATGAAGGATATGTTGCAGCTAATCAATATTTTCCTACTAATTGTGGTATGACAATTTGCCTAAAATCAGATATTCAAAAATTAGAGATTGAGATTACTGGAGCAACCTACAAACTTGCCAAACCTGATGAAGTGAAAATAGGCTTTACTGAGAGCGAACACGAGTTGCTTTTTTCATTGCTAACTAATGATTTGAAAGATCGATTGAAGTTTGATGAAGGCAAATTGTTTTTTAATCAAAGACCAAAGGGGAAAACACAAGGAACCGTAACAGAAGATTATGCCATTCCCAGAGAGCTTCGAAAAAAGGATGAACTAAAAAACAGTGTGATAGTTGATAAATTTGAAAGGTTGCTCACGCCAGATAATCGATTATGGAAACGCTTCCCGTTCAAAGAACCAATTGAAATTAATTTAAAAAAAGATTCTCATCAAACTGTAATAGAGGATGGGGATAAAAAATTGGAGATATTGAGTAAAATCATAAACGATGAGGCATCTGGAATAAAATACTTGAAGTTACTACTTTACAATGCTTCAAAAGAACATCCTCAAAAAAGTTTTACAAACTCAAACGAGAAACTAAACAGTAATTGTTTTTATCAAGTAAAGATATCTGTCGTCCAAACAAACATATTACCATACAAGCAACCATCATTTTCAATTAATCAGTTTGATAAAGAAGCCAATCTGGTCAATTATCAATATCGATCTGTCAAGGAATATGCAATAGGCCATGGTTGTGCAATTCAATCCCAAAAGGATGGTGGTACTATTAATGTAAGTACTACTTTTCTGCCTGAGGTTAATATGCCCATGATAAGTAATCAACTAAAAGATAATCCTTTTTTTTTAACAATTCCAAATGAAAAAAAACAAAGGGTGACCGAGGTTCTCAACCTTAAAAACTTAACTATTTGGTCTAAGATTAACAAGGAGGGACTACTTCAAGAATTAAAAGAATTTGTTTCAATCTATGGCCAATGGATTGAGGGTCAAAAAGAAAGTGCTAAAACGGAAAATAATTATCGAAAATATTCAGGCTTATTAATAAAAAATCAAGAAAATGCGTATAAACGACTCTTATCATCTATAGAATTACTTCAAACAAATAAAATGGCTTTTGAATGCTTTCAATATGCCAATACTGCAATGTACATTCAATTAATAACTTCTACAGATGAACGGTTTGCCAAAAAATATAAAGAACTTAATGAATTAAAAGAGAATATCTATGATTGCCTTGATTTCTTCAAAGAGTATCAAGACAGAGACAGGGATGGAAATCCTTTTGCCTTACGCCCTTTTCAATTAGCTTTTTTCCTGCTCAACCTGAATTCAATAGTTAGGCCGGAAAAAAAAACTGAACGAGAGGTCGTTGACCTGTTGTGGTTTCCAACTGGAGGTGGTAAAACCGAAGCATATTTAGCTGTAACAGCCTTTTCAATACTTTGGCGTAGAATGATCCATCCAGACAACTATCAGGGTGTTTCAGTCATTATGCGATATACACTACGGTTACTCACTGCGCAACAATTTGAACGAGCTTCGAGATTAATTTGTGCATTAGAATTTTTACGTAGCAAAATTGTCGCTGGAGATAACTCTGGAAAGAAAAAACCATCTCATAAATTTGGAAGAGAGACAATTAGTATTGGTATGTGGGTTGGCTCCGCCACTACCCCAAATTCGAGAGATGAAGCAAAAAAGGTACACAAGGAAATAGAAGATGCGGTCAATGAGTTGAATAAAGGAAAATCAGCTTACCCGGAAGAGAAAAATAATTTTCAAATAGAAGCCTGCTCGTGGTGTGGCTGCAAAACAATCACCAAGCATCCAAAGACAAATAAACATATTCAAGCATTCAATGATCATGGTATAGCCAAATGCCTAAATGACTCGTGTCATTTTTCTGAGTTAAATAATTCAGTACTTCCCATTTATGTGGTGGATGACTACTTGTATCAAAATCCACCAACTCTATTATTCGCTACGGTAGATAAATTTGCCATGTTGTCGCACAAATCAGAAGGTCATAGATTTTTTAATTCGAAAGATGAGTATCTCCTTCCACCAGACTTGATTATTCAGGATGAACTTCATCTACTTAATGGTCCTTTGGGGTCAATCGTTGGCTTATTTGAACGAATAATCGAAGTTCTTTGTACAAAGAACGGTATTAAACCTAAGATCATTGCTTCTACTGCAACTACTCGCAATACAGAATTACAGATTAGAAATTTGTACAATAGAGATTTGGCTGTTTTCCCACCTGCAGGAATTCATTATAATGATAGTTTTTTTGCCTTCACTCTGAAAAAAAGCCGTAGAAAATATATTGGTTTTATGCCAACTGGAAAAACAGGCATGGATACCCAATTGAAATTTCTGTCCCATTTATTGTATGCCCGTGCTGAGTTGCTTGAATTTCTTAGAAAAGAATATGGCAACCAACAAGACTTGATTAGTAAGGAGTTAGATCAATACTATACTATTGTGAGTTATTATAATAGCTTGAAGGATGTTGGAAAAACCTACAATAAAGTAAATGCGGAGGTATATCAAGAGTCTCGAAGACTTCTGGAGCTATATTCCAAAAATACCTATCTCTATGACTTTATGAATAGAGGGCTTATATCACGCACCCGGGAACTTACCAGTCGTATACCAAGCAATCAAATAAAACCTGTATTGAATGAACTTGAAACCGAATTGAAAATAACTAAAGATTCGGAAAATGGTTCTTTCAAAATAGAACGCGGAGTTGATCTTGTCCTAGCTTCTAACATGATTTCCGTGGGGATTGATGTAGGAAGGTTGAATTTGATGCTAATAAATGGGCAGCCCAGGAATGTGGCGGAATACATCCAAGCGAGTAGCAGAGTGGCAAGAAGTAATGATGGAATTGTATTCAATTTGCTTGATAGCAACAGGGCTAGGGAAAAGTCCTATTTTGAAAACTATCAAAGCTTCCATAAATCTTATTACAAGTTTGTAGAACCCTTATCCTTGACCCCTAATACTGAAATTACATTTGACAAAATGCTCAACACTATGTTAGTATGCTATGTACGTCATATTCAAGGACTAGAAGCGCATCAATTTACGGGTGATATATCAAACTTAGCGAACTTTATAAGTCAAACCATCAGAGAAAACGCTTTACAAGAATTTCTTAAGGAAAAATTACAAAATCTGGCCGATGACTGGCTCGGTAAAATCAAAACAGCGGAAAGCATAAATAAAACCTTAAGGTATAACGGAAATAATCAAGCCTTAATCTCAAAAAGTAATAAACCTTGGGATTTAATGTATTCTATGCGTGAAATTGATAAGCAAAGTCTAATTCTTATCCAGAAGTAA